Part of the Tachyglossus aculeatus isolate mTacAcu1 chromosome 23, mTacAcu1.pri, whole genome shotgun sequence genome, CTAGTTGTGTTGCCTTGCTGTTGATCTCAGTTTTCAGCCCACTCAATCAGCTTTGTGACATCCTGGTGCAGTTTATCCCTGTCTTATGGCATTTTGCTCCGTGGAAGAGCTTACTACATCCAGTGAGATTTCAGTGGTTCTTACATGGAGACAAAGTCTTCATTGACACTTGAATCTTTAAGTGCCCTTGAACAAGTCTGATGATGGAGACAGAAGGAGCAAAGGCACTTGTCCCTTCCTGGGCTGGAGGGAAGCGAGGTCTGCAGAGACAcccaagaagcctcccctaacAGGATGAACCTTGGGGTAACTTGGACCTTTCAACTCCACCTCTGCACCTCATTCTAATCTACAAACACACATGTAGGtgataggagaggaaaaaaatgagatGACAGAGGGAATGTAGCAATTGAAAATGACCAAAAAACAAAAGGTGGGGATTGGGGAATGCAGAGGATTCAAACTTGAAAAAACAGAACCAAAGGTCAGTGTTCCAAAAGAGAAAATAATGGGGTGCTCCAGAGAGTGGATTAATGGAAGATAACATGGGTTctgatgaagaaaaagaaaatttatGGAGAAGAAAATAGGGGACTGTATAAGCAAAGAAAGCAGGAAGGGATAGGGTGGGGAGCAGTGATCCATAGTAGGCTTAGAGTGGAAAGTGTAAGGGTTATTCGCAGGTTCAGCCAATCCTAActttgaggaggggtgtggagGCCAGTAGATATTCTAATACTGTTCTCTTGTATCCTTTAATGCCGCTTTTGGAGACATATTTATCTGGGTAAATCACAGATCTAACCCAGTATGTCTTTTTGCAGTCTGGCACAAAACGCAAATATTTATACTAACATCTGCCCCCATTCAGACATGGTTATTGAACTTGAAAATTGAGGCCACTAATCTGCAGACCTTATAAGGACCTGGGGTAATTTATGTGCCTTGGGCATCTTCCCCATTAATGTCTCCTGTGGATaggaaaacaggaggaagaatcagTAAGCAGGGTTATGTGGGATTCTAAATAATTAGGGCATCAAAAAAATGTATATGCTCATGACTTTAGAACTTCTACAGTAGTACCGCACCTTCTGAATCCTCCTGATAACAAAAGTCTAAGTAGAAGCCACAAAGTATCCCAAGAGTTCTGGTAGGTATCCTCTTTCTCCATCAGCATTCAACGTGTCAAGGATCTAGATAAGATAAATGAAAAGTaggactccctcccaccccagtttTAGTCCTAGGGAAATAGTATAAAATTCCATCAAGCTTCCATCAGAACATGTGGAGGGAAACTAGAAATCCGTTTCAATGATTGTGCAAGagtctagtgaaaagagactATGTTCTGTTTGCATCCACTTCCCTGGAATACAACAGTGCATTCTACCCAGATTGACACATGTCGGATCAAGTTTCTTTAATTTCCTACCAGCAATGTATCCAAAATGCACAATGAAAACACTCATTGTGGAAGAACTGTTCTTTATGTAGGTTTCAATATGAGTTATGCTTGAGAGCATTGCTATTTTTGCAAACAAAAAATGTCTTATAATCAATAAGATATTACCTACTGAGtggatttcattttcttttgaaTTCTTCTAAGAGCAGAGGCTTCTCAAAACGAGACTGAAGAATGTGTCATTGCAACAACCCCGGCATATGAACTAGGAAGTGGGGATAACCAGCCTAGTGAAATGCAGCTAACTGTAGGTAcccagtgtgtgtgtttgtcttgtGTGTGCATAAAAGTGTAGTTCTCTTATTTAAAAAAATTGATATGATTTATGTACGTTTTAAACATCTTAGGAAAATATAAGGAAATTGTGAACTCATTAAATGAGAAGAATAGTGAGTAAAACTGTTAAATATTTATGGCTGTTAATTTTGGGGGGGAATTTAAAACAATTTTTGGCTGAAGAAGTGCAGTTGGGTTCTTAAGTTGAAACTGCTTATACCACTAGAAATAGAGCATTCTTGAAAATAAAGAATCTAATTGATTCTTCACCAGAGGTGATTGCCTTTAGtatctctttttattttactttaaaaatTAGTGGGGACTAGATTTTTGGTGAAGAGGATAAATGACACATCAGCCGTCATCATCTTAATTGCTCTGTTCCCACTTCAAAAAGGTTTTGGCATGTGATTTTTGGGTAGAGAAACCCATTCAAAAACTGAAGCGGAAAGATTTGTATGAAATCCAATTAATTTTCTTAGATCAACGCTTCAGAAGTAACATTTTGAGAAGCATTCAGTTTCATTTTTTCAGTCCAAATTTGTTTttggaataaatgaattacaaccTATGAAAACTTTGCTCAGAGGTGCGTTAAAAATTGCATTATTACGTAACACTGAGATGACATTCCTAAGCAAAATTCCTTTTATGGAAGCTCTACAGATGAAAGAGACTATATTAATGAGATCAGGCCAAGAATTATGATTTGAGTAAGGCAAAAACTTGAGTCCTGGGCAGTTTCTATGACAGTTATGAGGTGAATGATTGACCTGACCAGTCTTGTGTGAATCATTTTAGTGAGAACAAACTATACTTGAACTCATTCCTCTAGAGTATTTTGCACAAACTTGAACATGTCACAAATCTAATTTTTTACATCCAAAATAaatctccttcctatccccctcccttAAAATTGAGAGGTTGCTTTCTTGCAATAATAGCCCCTCTGTATCCAAAGAGACTTGTGTTGTCagatcagtcattcatattttttgagcacttaccttgtactTACTGGTGTAGGTATTCCCTGGACCACACGTACACTGAATCATTTAGAAGTGTTTGATAGTCTTTCCCTTTATGGAATGTGTCTAGGATAATTTATTGTGTTTTATTTGGGTTGGTTTTGGGGGGTGAGGATGGTATCTACTTAAGATGAACCAGGACAGCCATTTTTAAACAAATTCCTTCAAAGATGTCAGAAATTATTTAAACTTCTGTCATCCTTAAAAACTATTTACCAATATTAAACATCTTTTGGAGAGTGTGGGTGATATAGAGTTGTAATTCCAGCCCCTCTAGTGGGGCTGGGAAAATCTATCTTTATAAACTAGTCATTTTTTTGTGAAAAACTTGCACCTCTCTAAATATGGGAATGGTACATAGTCAAAAAACCAGACTTTTTAACCTGACTTTGCCTCTGACTGATTTTTGTGACACTCTCAGTTGAATTGTGAAGAAATTATCTGTGAAGTGGGTCTGAGGATAATAATTTTAACTCATTGGGATACTTTGAGGAATTAATCTTTATATAGCAGTTTTAGAAAAAGTGGCCGTACTATATACTATAATCAGAGACAGAAAACACTTCTTAAATGTTTGCCTTTGTGATGTGACAGGTATTTTTGTGGTCATAGCCACATTGACTCTGAACAGTTATGTAGGGCTTATTTCAGCAATTCAAGAAAAAACTTCAGGAGTCTTAAGGGGAAACAGTgatattgaaaagaaaaaaagcatttcTGCAAAATCATGCTAATTCCCAAGAGATTATTTTAGATGTTTGAAGAGACTTGAATATTAATCAGTGCATAAAATTTGGATTTTTATCTCTGTACTTTAGGTCGATTATCTGAAAGGCAAAGATGCCTTGCTTGCCCATGCAAGCACTTCTAGAGGTAAGACATTTTGCTGTCAATTTCTGAAATACAGTTCCCGAGTGTTTCTCAGCAGCTGGCAGTTATTCTTTCCAGTCTGGCTTTAGAAGAACAGGGAAATGAGTGCAGTAAGAATGGAAAAATCACGATGTGGACATTGAGTCTGCTGCCATAGCATGTATGTCTCCTGTATTTCTGTGGCTGTTGAATTTGATTTGCTTTACTTTTATTCTTTAACAGTGTTGGATGTAACACCCGTTTCCACCCGCACGCGAAGCAGTCAGTTAAAGCGACCCAAGATAGGAAAGAAGTTTCAGGATTCAGAACCTAGTACTCCCCAAGATGAGGATGAGAATGTTCCCCAGACTTCATCTGCAGCTTCAGTGAGCAGGTAAGGCACATTTTATAGCATTTGGtgcctgtttgtttgtttgaaCAAATGCTATTCTGCCTAGGCTGTctgtaatgataattctggtatttaagtgctgagacacagagaagttgaaagacttgtccaaggttcacattcattcactcagtcatacttatcaagtgcttattgtgtgcagagcactactatgtgcttggggaaagtacaatacaacaataaatagtgacagtccctgcccgcaacgagctcacagtctagggggggagacagacatcaatacaaataagcagacatcagtacaaataaataaaattacagatacatacacaaatgttgtggggctgagggggtggggaggaggaaagggcaaaggaaggaagtcagggcgatgcagaaggagtgggagatgaggaaaagtggggctttatctgggaaggcctcttggaggagatgcaccttcaatatggccttgaagggggggaagactaattgtctgtcggatttgaagaaagagggcattccaggcaagaggcaggggtcggtgatgagacaggcgagtcacagtgagaagattagcaccagaggagtgaagtacgcgggctaggttgtagaagtagagaagcaaagtgaggtaggagggggcaaggtgatggagcgttttaaagtgaggagtttttgtttgatatggaggtggatagacaatcgctagagatttttgagtgacagagccgggattagaacccaggtcccatgattCCCTGGCTTGTGCCCTTtatactagaccacgctgcttctacatcagATGAACTTTGTGTGAATTGGAGCAGCAGATGTCTTGTgtagcaataaaaataattccTTAGGGGAGGCGGTTAATTCTTTTGACTGACATgaacagcagtcagtcagtcatatttattgaacacttactgtgtgaagagcacggtactaagtgcttgggagagtacagtacgacacgTTCTctgcgcacaacaagcttacagtttagagggtgataAGCAGGTGATTTGAAAGGCAGAAGTGACTGTATTTCTGCCATTGTGACTCCTTCCAGGCTCCAAGACGGCTGTGGACATATTCAATAATCCCCACTCACTGCTAATCTAGAAGTCGCAGTGAGGCGGGAGGTTGTTGCTAACTGCATCCTTGGTTAGCCTGAAGAAGCTATGTAGTATTTGGCCTGCAGACTCTATTTGCACTGTGCCTCTGCTGTAAAGGGTGTCTGTGTGATGGGGAGAACACTGGCTTAGGGAAAGATTAGTTTCACACCTGCCTGTCTGCATGGTCATTGTGTACTCTGGCTTCAACTATGTGGATTGTATCTGCTTTGAGATCCCTGAATGGAAACCACCTTAAATGTcactgggtttgtttttttttgttgttgttgtttttgtttttcccttgAGCTGGTAAAATAAACTTTTAAAAAGCTGACCTGCTTCAATTTTTTATTGTCAGAAAATCATATCTTAATGTAGCGCTTTCCCTCTTTGAGCTTTTTGTTCTAAGGATTTTGCTGAATTGGTGATATTTGTATTGCTATCTGATCACGTCACTATATTTAGACTAGCTGTACACATCTATTAATATGTTCATATCACTTTTGAAGTATATTTTTCAGTCCTTTTTTAATCTTGGGGAGCGCTTTAATGcacattatttcctatgggaaactgTACTTTAGCGCTTCTTCGCTTAACACTACATTTTTATGGATCCAATCTAGAATACCTCTTGGGATCTAACAATATATCATACTTGTACATAATTCAGCACTATCCAGTTCAGCCAGACACAGAATGGTGTtgcaactccctctcctttcttcccttcttctgaCTCTCCTGTATTTCTCCCACATCCCAGGAAAGCTAACACATTCAATcacgttattgagtgctttctgagtgcagagcaatgtattaagaacttgggagagtacacaataacagtaaagacacattccctgcccagaatgagattACAATCTCAGCGGGGAGagttggacattaatataaataagcacattacaggtatgtgcataagtgctgtggggctgggaggggagaagaacaaagggagcaagtcaaggcgatgcagaagggagtgggagaagaggacaggaggggctcagtcagggaaggcttcttggaggtgacaaaccttcagtaaggctttgacggagtggggagaggggaagtaattgtcagatatgaagagggagggtgttccaggccagagtgaggaCATGAACAAGGGGTGAGCGGCAAAGTAGGTGAGATCCAGGcattgtgagaaggttagcattagaggagttaaaGTGTGTTGGCAGCgttatagtaggaaagtagtgagatgaagttaggagggggaaaagtgactgagtactttaaagccaatggtgagtttttgtgtgatgctgagatggatgggcaatcactggagttttttgaggagtgtggtgaCATGTCcggaacatttttatagaaaaatgatccgggcagcagagtgaagtatggactggagtggggagagactggaggctgggaggtcagcaaggaggctgatgcattaatccaggtgggataggatgagtgactgtattaacttgatagcagtttggatggacaggaaaggacagattttagttatgattgaaggtagaaccaacaggatttagtgatgtattcaatatgtggattgaatgagagagaggagtcaaggaaaacacttgtgagacaggaaggatggtggtggtgtctacagagatgggaaagtcacagggaggacagggtttgtgacaCAGAATGGTCACTATCAGCTGAATCCCACTGGGGGATCTCACTGCTTCAACAGTCTTTTCAAGGCCATTTAAGGTGCCAAGGGCTCTGGGACTGTGGTCCGAGGGTTGGATTTTGTGGAAGTGCAGCCATTGTAACTGTTTCTTTGGAAGCTTTAGGAGTTAGATCACTTCAGCTGAAAACCTATTCTTAGAGCAGGCTCAGACAAGACACCGTTCCTAATGTTTGTTGGATGGAATTGTGCCCTAGTGACAGAgatcatatctaattcccacctgtgtgtttcccagggcttaaaacagtaccctgcacacagtaagcacttagtaaataccatttttttttttaatcgtatttattgagcgcttactgtgtgcagagcactgtactaagcgcttgggaagcacaagttggcaacatatagagacggtccctacccaacagtgggctctcagtctagaagggggagacagagaacaaaacaaaacttattaacaaaataaaataaataggatatgtacaagtaaaataaataaataaataggtgcaCAGAAGACAGTGTAGGTAAAATCTGATAGACAAATTGGCTGTGCAGGGCTCTTCCTAATCAACTAAtagtattattgagcacctactgaatgcgccatactaagagtttgggggaaaactttagtagacctgatccctgccctcatagagcttccaatctaacaggggagatagatacCAAAATTGTTGCATAAATAGTAAGACATGTAAATTGACATATGCAGAAGCATACCATTTCTGTTGCTACTGTTTCACTTTGTCAGAGCATGTGATAGGATGAGGCTACCTCTGCTGAAATGACTAGTGTTTGAATTGATTTTAGAAGTGCCTAACTAAAAATGCCCCAAAATTTTGAAATGTTAGAACCAAATGTCTTCTGGCTCTTACTGACTGAAATTACATCCTTTCATATATAATAGATGTTAATCACTCTAAGCTCATGGTgttcaggaagtgtgtctgttgttgtgctgtactctcccaggtgcttaatacagtgctttgcacatagtaagcactttataaataccattgattaatcagtaatattttaCCCCAATGGGGGCAAAAACTACTACAACTATACAGTACTTCAAAATTTCAAGGAAAAATGGGCCAAGTGTTTTGaagatttttcttcttttccctgtGGCCACATGTTTCCAAACTATAGAGTAGTGAAAGGAGCATGTAAACGTTTTTTTGAAAACTTTTTAATAGATTGGAGCCCAATGCATATACGTCTGAAAGCTCAGAAGAAGTAATTGAAGAACCTGaagaaaatgtgattgaatttgaGGAAGAAACTGATGATAGAGAGCAGTCAGATTTGGAGACACAAGGATTGTGTACATCACTCCCTGAAAAACAAGATGACAAAGGGGTAAGAGACTGGCACAAATTAGGTCTCTAATTTTTAAACATTTGCTTTTGATATTTTCcattgattattttgtagctagaCATTAACTTGTACAGAATTTAAAATTGCTATGTAAAAATGTAAGGGATATTTAGAACTAAATCAACATGGTGGTATGATGGGACATCTGTTAtttcttagaagcagtgtggcctaagtggagagagcatgggcttagggcttaggagaaggacttgggttctaatcctagctctgccacttgtctgctgtgtgactttgggcatgtcacttaacttctctgtgcctgttacctcatctgtaaaatggggattaagactgtgagccccatgtggggtagggaccgcatccaacctgattaccttttatctaccccagcgcttagaacagtgatttacacatagcgcttaatacatgccattattattattaattattattattattattatcccatgaggaactcatagtctaagatgCCCAGAAGATTGGAATTAATCcacttttaggaaaaaaaaaaacctctgggcttgttttttttcttttggcaggTAAACATGATAGCTATCCGTTCAGCAAATCTTAgactaagcaaaaaaaaaaaaaagccacaaaaaTTCCAAAGCAGACTCAAATCATTTGTCAGAAACAGCCAtggacttcagtttcctatcATACTATTGCAGGATGATTTTATAGTTGGGAACTATACGTGTATTAATTCCCAATAGCCTAGTTCCCTGTAGTTTTATGTCATTGGAAGGAAAGGCTGTGCATGCAAAACTTGACCTACTTACTTTTGACAATCCCCTTTTGATGCTCTCAAGACTTGGGCAGCTCTCAAAGAACAGAAGCAAGCCAGCCTCTTTGGTGAACAGTAGTGGGCATGGAGGAAAAACAGGCATTGTCCCTGGACTAGCAAAATGTTGATGCACCTGGAGAAACTTGACCCCTTTGTTCCTGAGGAGTTCTTGGTTTTAGAAGTCAGATTTCTAAATAGGGAAACCTGCAAGCTATTTAACTGTCTTCATTGTTTAGTGTTCTAGCCATCAGAGGATGAAACCGAAGTACATAGTTGCTACTTGCAGCATATTGTTTTCAGTGGTAGGGGCAAAGGATCACTAACCAGGTTTCCTGTATTGATTTTTCTAATttctgtggtatttatggagcagctACATTAGTAGTTGCTCAGGGCCCATTTTAGTAAAGTGCATTCTGTGACATGTTAccagcccccaaagagcttaaactgttaatggaggagacaaaaataatttttttttacaacttAAGCAGTCAAAAGAGCCACAGTGGCCTGTCATACATTTATGTAATACACTAGAATAGCAATTGGTTTCTGAAATTGGATGTCTGTTACCCAGCATTTTAgaaaaagtgatttttttccttAATTCATAAAAAAAATTAGGTGGCACTTCCTGAATCCTTTTAAAACTATTTGGAACGCTAGGCTGGGGGCTGCACCTTTACTTTTTCTTTTTGGAATGCCCTAGGAATCAGAATTAGAGCCTGTGAATGGTGAGCTCACAGAAGACACAGTTAAAACTACAGTAGTGACTGAAGAGGAAGCTACTGGTGATGTTCTGGATGAAGAAGCAAAATTGCAGCCTGATCACTCAACTGAAGAATCTGTAACACTACTTGTTCCAATAATTGTTGAATCTTCAAAACCTCCTGAGGATCTTGCACAAGAAAAAGTAAGGGAAATACCAGATCACACTGTCACTGGTTCTTTTTTCAGTAACAATGCTGATGATTCTTCAGACTTGTCTCGATCTAGAAATCCTCCTCAGGCCTCATTCTGTACCTTGTATATAACTTAACTATTGCAGAGATGTGATATTTCCTTTTTAGAATGCATAAAGAATTGTAAAAAAAATTGAATATTTCACCTCCCTGGTACATCTGTGCATTTGAATGGCAGCTTACGTTGCGGGGGAGATTAGAGTCAAAAATTTTTTTTGATGTAGGAATGTATCTCATTCTTAAAATATAGCACACTTAAGGATATCATTTATGGACTCAAAAGGTACTTGTTAGTATCTATGAATAAAGAACCTTAGTTTTCCCAGATGATGATAATGCAGGGGATGTACGTGTTCTTATAGCTCTCCAAACGACATATGCATGGTATGTATGGTAtgcatggtagagaagcagcagggctcagtggaaagagctcgggctttggagtcagaggtcatgggttcgaatcccggctctgccacatgtctgctgtgtgaccttgggcaagtcacttaacttctctgagcctcagttacctcatctgtaaaatggggattaagactgtgagccccacgtgggacaacctgatcactttgtatccccccagcgcttagaacagtgctttgcacatagtaagcgcttaacaaatgccaacattattattattattattattatgtacaagttCTGCTTCAAGCCAATATTTCATGAGAAATTTGGGATGTTGCTACTGTCAACCCATTAAAGCGTGTGCCCATGCTCCTGAGACTCTTTACCCTCTTGTATTAGTGTCTGAAAAGTCCCCCTGGATTCGGTAACTTTTTGAGTCTTTCTTGTTTTTCAGGCCGTACGCACGCCTGATGCAGAAATGCTAGTGGAGGAAAACATAGCTGATGAAAAGGAGAGCCCTGACGAGAAATTTTCAGTGGTCCCAAGAAAGAAAACGCCTTCTGAGGGTGCAGACGTGATTGCTGCTGTCCCAAATGAAGAACCGTCTGACAATGGCCTCTCAAACTCTGTGGTCACTGAAGCATCAGAAGAATCTATTTCTGAGAATCTGTCACCAAACACAACTTCCTCCCTGGAAGATCAAGGTGAGGAGGTGGTCCCTGACCCCCACGAGACCCCCGCTGTCCTTTCTCAGAGTTCTCTGATAGTGGTCGAACTTGAAGATGTGCCGTTCCAGCAGAGTACCGGACAAAAGAACCAGCTGGAAGAGCAGTCGGAAGCCTCGTCTGAGCAGCCCGAGCATTTCACGCAGGCAGCGGAGAAAGCTGCAGACAGCAGCTCGGAAGAAATCGAGGTCGAAGTGCCAGTGGTAGATAGGCGGAATTTACGAAGAAAGGCCAAAGGGTACAAAGGACCAGCGAAGAAAAAAGCTAAGCTAGCTTAAATGGTGGAAAACTGGAGGTATTATGTTCTCCTCTTTGTAACAAAGCTAttgtagtttttttaaaaaaaatatggtaatTAATAAACAGTGTGGGGCACAGGATACAGATGTTTTCCAACATTTCGGATTGGATTTatggtgcattttttttttttcctctttaaggAGACAGGATTCACTAGgctttctcttcatttttctggCTATTTTGTGCATTCTGTgtactattttattttatcttttacTTATATAGTTTCACTCCAGATCAAATTATATATCTTCTTGAGCAGGTGGAGATAAATGGCcattgctttttaaaaattaagaCAGTTTAAAGGCTGCTGTCAAAGCAACGGAATTTCCAGTTGattcaaatatcataaaaatttgCCATTTAATGTCAAGCAAAGGTGTTGCTGGATCGTATTATTTTAGTAGAGTTAGGTAGCAAACCTTTTATTAAAATTTAAGCATGACTAAATCCAGGCATTGCAAAGTATcattaaatgaaagaaaatggcATTATTTGAAGGAAGCATGAAGTCAAAGGTATATAAATGGTGGTGTTTTGGACTATGTAATTGTAGTTAGCTTCATTCTGTGGGTGCACATATAGCTAATTTCACTTTTGTTTACTATATTCTGGAACGTCATCTGGTGTTAGTAATGACAGGCCTTTAACCCTGAATTCTGCGTTAGTGGTGAACATTTACATAATTTATTAATTCCATGTTTTAGCACTAGCATATGCTCTTATGAGGATaagtttcattcatccatttaggtCTAGTGAGTACAGTTTTTTTGACCGTTCAATTGCTGGCATCATTTGCAAACCTAGCCGGAGCCCAAGCGATTGCCCGGTAATCTAGCTAGTCCTATTTCTGGGATCGGGGGGCAAGTTTCAAGTCCTAGTACTGGACTTCTGGGACCCCCATGAGGTGTCCCTTCCATCCAACTGGGGAGTCGGGAAAGGGCGGTTGAAGAAGAGAGCTGGGGAGGCCCAAGATGACCACATTGACTTCTGAAGTGAGTCCCAATTGGGGAGCAGCCCTAAAGGGGCAGTGGAAACTCTGGGCGACTTGGTGTGGGCATCGGTGCCCCAGCTATGTGGCCAGAGGTCGACTTGCCTCGACTTGCCCACTCGTAGACCTGCAGGCTGGGAGCTATCAATCCCTTGCTAGAAATGGA contains:
- the FAM169A gene encoding soluble lamin-associated protein of 75 kDa yields the protein MAFPVDLLDNCSHEELENSAEDYLSDLRCRDPHNPECLTLLNISIPISLSTVGFVPLYGGDQTHKVLALFAPEDSLTAVALYLADQWWAIDDIIRTLVTSREGLQQVRSLGERVVLYVLNRIIYRKQEMDRNEIPFLCHNSTDFAKILWKKGEAVGFYSVKPTGSKCTSFLTQSYQLPVLDTMFVRKKHRGRDLGLLMLEDFVDSFTDDMLGLRYPLSSFMCTACKQYFEKYPGDHDLLWEIEGAGHWYQRTSITNALQRETLKITEASQNETEECVIATTPAYELGSGDNQPSEMQLTVDYLKGKDALLAHASTSRVLDVTPVSTRTRSSQLKRPKIGKKFQDSEPSTPQDEDENVPQTSSAASVSRLEPNAYTSESSEEVIEEPEENVIEFEEETDDREQSDLETQGLCTSLPEKQDDKGESELEPVNGELTEDTVKTTVVTEEEATGDVLDEEAKLQPDHSTEESVTLLVPIIVESSKPPEDLAQEKAVRTPDAEMLVEENIADEKESPDEKFSVVPRKKTPSEGADVIAAVPNEEPSDNGLSNSVVTEASEESISENLSPNTTSSLEDQGEEVVPDPHETPAVLSQSSLIVVELEDVPFQQSTGQKNQLEEQSEASSEQPEHFTQAAEKAADSSSEEIEVEVPVVDRRNLRRKAKGYKGPAKKKAKLA